From a single Larimichthys crocea isolate SSNF chromosome XIII, L_crocea_2.0, whole genome shotgun sequence genomic region:
- the zhx2a gene encoding zinc fingers and homeoboxes protein 2a isoform X3, which yields MSSRRKASTPCMIRPDQTMVELDDEEEESHDMETTENHTEEGPMETVLSAETEPSVELDHPTAPDKPATEPPDLSKPQRRQQGGYECKYCPFSTQNLNTFKEHVDANHPNVILNPLYLCAVCNFNTKKFDTLTEHNERCHPGESNFKFKRIKMNNQTILEQTIEGCSNSAVIYNTSSAVSGKGDELSTLPLSKPTTVKIGKPKIMSSDNKRTESHLGKLTPDLAKKPITALNVNGTVIIPESTLLKADSLSHIMPSLQRPLNYTQVPKIAVPLNTTKYNPSLDDNLTLISSFNKFPYPTQAELSWLTAASKHPEEQIKVWFTTQRLKQGISWSPEEVEEARKKMFNGTISSVPQTFTVVTPQLNPQSSTNLSAPTAASKPLQTGASVLQSLPCQLLGQTSLVLTPVANGSTVTCAPLALTVANQVAQSLKRPLASAVIATESKRPSIIQTISAPMATSKLVSSKVLSFTVDPNKTAEQLSVLRSSYTQCPFPEEDEIYRLIETTGLSRGEIKKWFSEQRLLNLKGVPPPPVLVKAEVTPAPKDGAVKKAVPSQFPLLERVKGKSSEQLKALEESFQRSSSPTEADIDQLAQETRLSKTEVDCWFSERRGLRDNMEKALLTMASKNTEDRVERPGALQNGASHHREQDGKSLRSSPHPPVLSSSSSSSSPPVLAASSPHPPTLSSSASPPILTSSSSSSPHPPILSASTSPAPITSRSLTLLREMFCRTQWPSPDEYSQLESQTNLGRTDIVRWFKDHRSALKNGETLDWMESFQNLAEKADQKQNGQSSEKKQSVSLEVKAVKVEEAGENTAAVTEHSKLSDKDKVQWLTDRLAHSVTDLSRTKPDQTSSSTDDKGRWVKVTVAVGEESEQGVERQRLATDTDVLTLEQPGRVTG from the exons ATGTCCAGTCGACGGAAGGCCTCCACTCCCTGTATGATCAGGCCAGACCAGACCATGGTGGAGCTggatgatgaggaagaggagtcaCATGACATGGAG acAACAGAGAACCACACTGAGGAGGGACCTATGGAAACAGTTCTCTCAGCAGAGACGGAGCCTTCTGTGGAATTGGACCATCCCACAGCTCCAGACAAACCAGCTACTGAGCCCCCGGACCTTTCCAAGCCTCAGCGCAGGCAGCAGGGGGGCTACGAGTGTAAATACTGCCCCTTCTCCACACAGAACCTCAACACTTTCAAAGAACACGTCGACGCCAACCACCCCAACGTCATCCTCAACCCCCTGTACCTGTGTGCCGTCTGCAACTTCAACACAAAGAAGTTTGACACCCTGACGGAACACAACGAGAGGTGTCACCCCGGGGAGAGCAACTTTAAATTCAAGCGCATCAAAATGAACAATCAGACAATCTTGGAACAGACGATAGAGGGGTGCAGTAACAGCGCAGTCATTTACAACACTTCCAGCGCCGTTTCTGGCAAAGGGGACGAACTAAGCACTCTGCCACTCAGCAAACCCACCACAGTCAAGATCGGTAAACCAAAAATCATGTCGTCGGATAATAAACGGACTGAGTCTCATTTGGGTAAGCTGACCCCAGATCTGGCCAAGAAACCAATCACAGCGCTCAATGTGAACGGGACGGTCATCATCCCTGAGTCGACTCTACTCAAAGCAGACAGCCTTTCTCACATCATGCCTTCCCTACAGCGGCCTCTAAACTACACACAG GTGCCGAAGATCGCAGTGCCGCTCAACACAACCAAATACAACCCATCACTGGATGACAACCTGACACTGATCTCTTCCTTCAATAAGTTCCCCTACCCGACGCAGGCCGAGCTCTCCTGGCTGACCGCGGCCTCAAAACATCCAGAGGAGCAAATCAAAGTCTGGTTCACCACACAGAGGCTCAAACAGGGCATCAGCTGGTCTCCTGAGGAG GTGGAAGAGGCCAGGAAGAAAATGTTCAACGGTACAATCTCCTCCGTGCCTCAGACCTTCACCGTGGTAACTCCTCAGCTTAACCCCCAATCATCCACCAACCTGTCTGCCCCCACTGCAGCCTCCAAACCACTGCAGACGGGAGCTTCTGTCCTGCAGTCCCTCCCCTGTCAGCTCCTGGGACAGACCAGCCTGGTACTGACTCCTGTAGCTAACGGCTCCACTGTCACGTGTGCACCGCTGGCACTCACCGTGGCCAACCAG GTGGCACAGTCGCTCAAACGACCCCTGGCCTCCGCTGTGATCGCCACAGAGAGTAAACGACCCTCCATTATTCAAACTATCTCGGCGCCCATGGCCACGTCCAAGCTGGTGTCGTCTAAAGTGCTGAGTTTCACAGTCGACCCCAATAAAACAGCCGAGCAGCTATCAGTACTGAGGTCCAGCTACACACAGTGTCCTTTCCCTGAGGAAGATGAG ATCTACAGGCTGATAGAGACCACCGGgctgtccagaggagagataaagAAGTGGTTTAGTGAACAGAGGCTCCTTAATCTCAAAG GCGTTCCTCCACCTCCAGTGTTGGTGAAAGCAGAGGTGACCCCAGCACCCAAAGATGGTGCTGTAAAGAAGGCGGTCCCCAGCCAGTTTCCCCTGCTCGAGAGGGTGAAGGGGAAGTCATCAGAGCAGCTTAAGGCGCTGGAAGAGAGTTTCCAGAGAAGCAGTTCTCCAACAGAGGCAGACATAG ACCAGCTGGCCCAGGAGACCAGACTATCCAAGACAGAGGTGGACTGCTGGTTTTCAGAGCGCAGAGGGCTGAGGGACAACATGGAGAAGGCTTTACTCACCATGGCTTCAAAGAACACGGAGGACAGAGTAGAGCGGCCGGGGGCGCTGCAGAACGGGGCGTCACATCATCGGGAGCAGGACGGCAAATCTCTACGCTCCTCCCCCCATCCGCctgtcctctcttcttcctcctcctcatcctccccacCCGTGCTCGCAGCCTCCTCCCCCCATCCACCGACCCTCTCCTCCTCGGCGTCACCTCCCATCCTCACTTCATCCTCGTCCTCTTCTCCCCATCCTCCCATCCTGTCAGCCTCCACGAGCCCGGCCCCAATCACGAGCCGCTCCCTGACCCTGCTCAGAGAG ATGTTCTGTCGGACTCAGTGGCCATCTCCAGATGAGTACAGCCAGCTTGAGTCCCAAACAAACCTGGGACGCACAGACATCGTCCGCTGGTTTAAGGACCACCGCTCAGCACTGAAGAACGGTGAAACTCTTGACTggatggaaagtttccagaaccTTGCAGAGAAAGCAGACCAGAAACAGAATGGCCAGAGCtctgagaaaaaacagagtGTTTCCTTGGAAGTCAAGGCTGTGAAAG TGGAGGAGGCTGGTGAGAACACAGCAGCTGTAACAGAGCACTCCAAGCtgtctgacaaagacaaagtccAGTGGTTGACTGACAGATTAGCTCACAGTGTGACGGACCTGAGCCGGACCAAACCGGACCAGACCAGCTCTAGCACAGACGACAAAGGGAG GTGGGTGAAGGTCACTGTGGCAGTGGGGGAGGAGAGTGAACAAGGAGTGGAAAGACAGAGGCTGGCAACAGACACTGACGTTCTGACCTTGGAGCAACCCGGAAGGGTCACTGGTTGA
- the zhx2a gene encoding zinc fingers and homeoboxes protein 2a isoform X1: MSSRRKASTPCMIRPDQTMVELDDEEEESHDMETTENHTEEGPMETVLSAETEPSVELDHPTAPDKPATEPPDLSKPQRRQQGGYECKYCPFSTQNLNTFKEHVDANHPNVILNPLYLCAVCNFNTKKFDTLTEHNERCHPGESNFKFKRIKMNNQTILEQTIEGCSNSAVIYNTSSAVSGKGDELSTLPLSKPTTVKIGKPKIMSSDNKRTESHLGKLTPDLAKKPITALNVNGTVIIPESTLLKADSLSHIMPSLQRPLNYTQVPKIAVPLNTTKYNPSLDDNLTLISSFNKFPYPTQAELSWLTAASKHPEEQIKVWFTTQRLKQGISWSPEEVEEARKKMFNGTISSVPQTFTVVTPQLNPQSSTNLSAPTAASKPLQTGASVLQSLPCQLLGQTSLVLTPVANGSTVTCAPLALTVANQVQNIWAEMLDQRCMSSCGPQHWQAQRKGGDMKVAQSLKRPLASAVIATESKRPSIIQTISAPMATSKLVSSKVLSFTVDPNKTAEQLSVLRSSYTQCPFPEEDEIYRLIETTGLSRGEIKKWFSEQRLLNLKGVPPPPVLVKAEVTPAPKDGAVKKAVPSQFPLLERVKGKSSEQLKALEESFQRSSSPTEADIDQLAQETRLSKTEVDCWFSERRGLRDNMEKALLTMASKNTEDRVERPGALQNGASHHREQDGKSLRSSPHPPVLSSSSSSSSPPVLAASSPHPPTLSSSASPPILTSSSSSSPHPPILSASTSPAPITSRSLTLLREMFCRTQWPSPDEYSQLESQTNLGRTDIVRWFKDHRSALKNGETLDWMESFQNLAEKADQKQNGQSSEKKQSVSLEVKAVKVEEAGENTAAVTEHSKLSDKDKVQWLTDRLAHSVTDLSRTKPDQTSSSTDDKGRWVKVTVAVGEESEQGVERQRLATDTDVLTLEQPGRVTG, encoded by the exons ATGTCCAGTCGACGGAAGGCCTCCACTCCCTGTATGATCAGGCCAGACCAGACCATGGTGGAGCTggatgatgaggaagaggagtcaCATGACATGGAG acAACAGAGAACCACACTGAGGAGGGACCTATGGAAACAGTTCTCTCAGCAGAGACGGAGCCTTCTGTGGAATTGGACCATCCCACAGCTCCAGACAAACCAGCTACTGAGCCCCCGGACCTTTCCAAGCCTCAGCGCAGGCAGCAGGGGGGCTACGAGTGTAAATACTGCCCCTTCTCCACACAGAACCTCAACACTTTCAAAGAACACGTCGACGCCAACCACCCCAACGTCATCCTCAACCCCCTGTACCTGTGTGCCGTCTGCAACTTCAACACAAAGAAGTTTGACACCCTGACGGAACACAACGAGAGGTGTCACCCCGGGGAGAGCAACTTTAAATTCAAGCGCATCAAAATGAACAATCAGACAATCTTGGAACAGACGATAGAGGGGTGCAGTAACAGCGCAGTCATTTACAACACTTCCAGCGCCGTTTCTGGCAAAGGGGACGAACTAAGCACTCTGCCACTCAGCAAACCCACCACAGTCAAGATCGGTAAACCAAAAATCATGTCGTCGGATAATAAACGGACTGAGTCTCATTTGGGTAAGCTGACCCCAGATCTGGCCAAGAAACCAATCACAGCGCTCAATGTGAACGGGACGGTCATCATCCCTGAGTCGACTCTACTCAAAGCAGACAGCCTTTCTCACATCATGCCTTCCCTACAGCGGCCTCTAAACTACACACAG GTGCCGAAGATCGCAGTGCCGCTCAACACAACCAAATACAACCCATCACTGGATGACAACCTGACACTGATCTCTTCCTTCAATAAGTTCCCCTACCCGACGCAGGCCGAGCTCTCCTGGCTGACCGCGGCCTCAAAACATCCAGAGGAGCAAATCAAAGTCTGGTTCACCACACAGAGGCTCAAACAGGGCATCAGCTGGTCTCCTGAGGAG GTGGAAGAGGCCAGGAAGAAAATGTTCAACGGTACAATCTCCTCCGTGCCTCAGACCTTCACCGTGGTAACTCCTCAGCTTAACCCCCAATCATCCACCAACCTGTCTGCCCCCACTGCAGCCTCCAAACCACTGCAGACGGGAGCTTCTGTCCTGCAGTCCCTCCCCTGTCAGCTCCTGGGACAGACCAGCCTGGTACTGACTCCTGTAGCTAACGGCTCCACTGTCACGTGTGCACCGCTGGCACTCACCGTGGCCAACCAGGTACAAAACATCTGGGCAGAAATGTTGGATCAGAGATGTATGTCCAGCTGTGGGCCACAGCATTGGCAAGCGCAGAGAAAGGGGGGTGACATGaag GTGGCACAGTCGCTCAAACGACCCCTGGCCTCCGCTGTGATCGCCACAGAGAGTAAACGACCCTCCATTATTCAAACTATCTCGGCGCCCATGGCCACGTCCAAGCTGGTGTCGTCTAAAGTGCTGAGTTTCACAGTCGACCCCAATAAAACAGCCGAGCAGCTATCAGTACTGAGGTCCAGCTACACACAGTGTCCTTTCCCTGAGGAAGATGAG ATCTACAGGCTGATAGAGACCACCGGgctgtccagaggagagataaagAAGTGGTTTAGTGAACAGAGGCTCCTTAATCTCAAAG GCGTTCCTCCACCTCCAGTGTTGGTGAAAGCAGAGGTGACCCCAGCACCCAAAGATGGTGCTGTAAAGAAGGCGGTCCCCAGCCAGTTTCCCCTGCTCGAGAGGGTGAAGGGGAAGTCATCAGAGCAGCTTAAGGCGCTGGAAGAGAGTTTCCAGAGAAGCAGTTCTCCAACAGAGGCAGACATAG ACCAGCTGGCCCAGGAGACCAGACTATCCAAGACAGAGGTGGACTGCTGGTTTTCAGAGCGCAGAGGGCTGAGGGACAACATGGAGAAGGCTTTACTCACCATGGCTTCAAAGAACACGGAGGACAGAGTAGAGCGGCCGGGGGCGCTGCAGAACGGGGCGTCACATCATCGGGAGCAGGACGGCAAATCTCTACGCTCCTCCCCCCATCCGCctgtcctctcttcttcctcctcctcatcctccccacCCGTGCTCGCAGCCTCCTCCCCCCATCCACCGACCCTCTCCTCCTCGGCGTCACCTCCCATCCTCACTTCATCCTCGTCCTCTTCTCCCCATCCTCCCATCCTGTCAGCCTCCACGAGCCCGGCCCCAATCACGAGCCGCTCCCTGACCCTGCTCAGAGAG ATGTTCTGTCGGACTCAGTGGCCATCTCCAGATGAGTACAGCCAGCTTGAGTCCCAAACAAACCTGGGACGCACAGACATCGTCCGCTGGTTTAAGGACCACCGCTCAGCACTGAAGAACGGTGAAACTCTTGACTggatggaaagtttccagaaccTTGCAGAGAAAGCAGACCAGAAACAGAATGGCCAGAGCtctgagaaaaaacagagtGTTTCCTTGGAAGTCAAGGCTGTGAAAG TGGAGGAGGCTGGTGAGAACACAGCAGCTGTAACAGAGCACTCCAAGCtgtctgacaaagacaaagtccAGTGGTTGACTGACAGATTAGCTCACAGTGTGACGGACCTGAGCCGGACCAAACCGGACCAGACCAGCTCTAGCACAGACGACAAAGGGAG GTGGGTGAAGGTCACTGTGGCAGTGGGGGAGGAGAGTGAACAAGGAGTGGAAAGACAGAGGCTGGCAACAGACACTGACGTTCTGACCTTGGAGCAACCCGGAAGGGTCACTGGTTGA
- the derl1 gene encoding derlin-1 gives MSDIGDWFRSIPFITRSWFAASVAVPLIGKLGLIDFRNLILIPEMVYSRFHLWRPVTATFYFPITPNTGFLYLINLYFLYHYSTRLETGAFDGKPADYIFMLFFNWICIVITAMLMNMRLMMIPLIMSVLYVWAQFNKDTVVSFWFGTRFKAHYLPWVILAFNFIIGGSFVDELTGNLVGHLYFFLMFKYPMDLGGRSFLTTPEFLYRYFPNRRGGVSGFGVPPTRRPAAQEQPGGGGGGGGGGRGRHNWGQGFRLGGE, from the exons ATGTCAGATATCGGGGACTGGTTCAGAAGCATCCCGTTCATCACCCGGTCCTGGTTCGCTGCCTCGGTTGCTGTTCCCTTGATTGGGAAACTAGGACTGATTGATTTCAGGAACCTCATATTGATTCCGGAGATGGTCTACAGCAGATTTCAT ctctggaGACCAGTGACAGCCACCTTCTATTTCCCAATAACCCCTAATACTGGGTTTCTCTACCTGATCAACCTCTACTTCCTCTATCACTACTCCACCCGGCTAGAGACAG GGGCGTTCGATGGCAAACCTGCAGACTATATCTTCATGCTGTTCTTCAACTGGATCTGCATTGTT ATAACTGCGATGCTGATGAACATGCGG ctgatgatgatCCCACTGATCATGTCAGTGCTCTACGTCTGGGCTCAGTTCAACAAAGACACCGTCGTGTCCTTCTGGTTTGGAACACGATTCAAG GCACATTATTTACCATGGGTCATCCTGGCCTTCAACTTCATCATCGGAGGCTC GTTTGTAGATGAGCTGACAGGGAACCTGGTGGGTCACCTTTACTTCTTCCTCATGTTCAAATACCCCATGGACCTGGGAGGACGCTCCTTCCTCACCACACCAGAGTTCTT GTATCGGTACTTCCCTAACAGGAGGGGAGGGGTGTCGGGCTTTGGTGTCCCTCCCACCAGGAGACCAGCTGCCCAGGAGCAGCCAGGTGGaggcgggggaggaggaggaggaggaagaggacgtcACAACTGGGGCCAAGGCTTCCGTCTGGGGGGTGAATGA
- the zhx2a gene encoding zinc fingers and homeoboxes protein 2a isoform X2 has translation MSSRRKASTPCMIRPDQTMVELDDEEEESHDMETTENHTEEGPMETVLSAETEPSVELDHPTAPDKPATEPPDLSKPQRRQQGGYECKYCPFSTQNLNTFKEHVDANHPNVILNPLYLCAVCNFNTKKFDTLTEHNERCHPGESNFKFKRIKMNNQTILEQTIEGCSNSAVIYNTSSAVSGKGDELSTLPLSKPTTVKIGKPKIMSSDNKRTESHLGKLTPDLAKKPITALNVNGTVIIPESTLLKADSLSHIMPSLQRPLNYTQVPKIAVPLNTTKYNPSLDDNLTLISSFNKFPYPTQAELSWLTAASKHPEEQIKVWFTTQRLKQGISWSPEEVEEARKKMFNGTISSVPQTFTVVTPQLNPQSSTNLSAPTAASKPLQTGASVLQSLPCQLLGQTSLVLTPVANGSTVTCAPLALTVANQVQNIWAEMLDQRCMSSCGPQHWQAQRKVAQSLKRPLASAVIATESKRPSIIQTISAPMATSKLVSSKVLSFTVDPNKTAEQLSVLRSSYTQCPFPEEDEIYRLIETTGLSRGEIKKWFSEQRLLNLKGVPPPPVLVKAEVTPAPKDGAVKKAVPSQFPLLERVKGKSSEQLKALEESFQRSSSPTEADIDQLAQETRLSKTEVDCWFSERRGLRDNMEKALLTMASKNTEDRVERPGALQNGASHHREQDGKSLRSSPHPPVLSSSSSSSSPPVLAASSPHPPTLSSSASPPILTSSSSSSPHPPILSASTSPAPITSRSLTLLREMFCRTQWPSPDEYSQLESQTNLGRTDIVRWFKDHRSALKNGETLDWMESFQNLAEKADQKQNGQSSEKKQSVSLEVKAVKVEEAGENTAAVTEHSKLSDKDKVQWLTDRLAHSVTDLSRTKPDQTSSSTDDKGRWVKVTVAVGEESEQGVERQRLATDTDVLTLEQPGRVTG, from the exons ATGTCCAGTCGACGGAAGGCCTCCACTCCCTGTATGATCAGGCCAGACCAGACCATGGTGGAGCTggatgatgaggaagaggagtcaCATGACATGGAG acAACAGAGAACCACACTGAGGAGGGACCTATGGAAACAGTTCTCTCAGCAGAGACGGAGCCTTCTGTGGAATTGGACCATCCCACAGCTCCAGACAAACCAGCTACTGAGCCCCCGGACCTTTCCAAGCCTCAGCGCAGGCAGCAGGGGGGCTACGAGTGTAAATACTGCCCCTTCTCCACACAGAACCTCAACACTTTCAAAGAACACGTCGACGCCAACCACCCCAACGTCATCCTCAACCCCCTGTACCTGTGTGCCGTCTGCAACTTCAACACAAAGAAGTTTGACACCCTGACGGAACACAACGAGAGGTGTCACCCCGGGGAGAGCAACTTTAAATTCAAGCGCATCAAAATGAACAATCAGACAATCTTGGAACAGACGATAGAGGGGTGCAGTAACAGCGCAGTCATTTACAACACTTCCAGCGCCGTTTCTGGCAAAGGGGACGAACTAAGCACTCTGCCACTCAGCAAACCCACCACAGTCAAGATCGGTAAACCAAAAATCATGTCGTCGGATAATAAACGGACTGAGTCTCATTTGGGTAAGCTGACCCCAGATCTGGCCAAGAAACCAATCACAGCGCTCAATGTGAACGGGACGGTCATCATCCCTGAGTCGACTCTACTCAAAGCAGACAGCCTTTCTCACATCATGCCTTCCCTACAGCGGCCTCTAAACTACACACAG GTGCCGAAGATCGCAGTGCCGCTCAACACAACCAAATACAACCCATCACTGGATGACAACCTGACACTGATCTCTTCCTTCAATAAGTTCCCCTACCCGACGCAGGCCGAGCTCTCCTGGCTGACCGCGGCCTCAAAACATCCAGAGGAGCAAATCAAAGTCTGGTTCACCACACAGAGGCTCAAACAGGGCATCAGCTGGTCTCCTGAGGAG GTGGAAGAGGCCAGGAAGAAAATGTTCAACGGTACAATCTCCTCCGTGCCTCAGACCTTCACCGTGGTAACTCCTCAGCTTAACCCCCAATCATCCACCAACCTGTCTGCCCCCACTGCAGCCTCCAAACCACTGCAGACGGGAGCTTCTGTCCTGCAGTCCCTCCCCTGTCAGCTCCTGGGACAGACCAGCCTGGTACTGACTCCTGTAGCTAACGGCTCCACTGTCACGTGTGCACCGCTGGCACTCACCGTGGCCAACCAGGTACAAAACATCTGGGCAGAAATGTTGGATCAGAGATGTATGTCCAGCTGTGGGCCACAGCATTGGCAAGCGCAGAGAAAG GTGGCACAGTCGCTCAAACGACCCCTGGCCTCCGCTGTGATCGCCACAGAGAGTAAACGACCCTCCATTATTCAAACTATCTCGGCGCCCATGGCCACGTCCAAGCTGGTGTCGTCTAAAGTGCTGAGTTTCACAGTCGACCCCAATAAAACAGCCGAGCAGCTATCAGTACTGAGGTCCAGCTACACACAGTGTCCTTTCCCTGAGGAAGATGAG ATCTACAGGCTGATAGAGACCACCGGgctgtccagaggagagataaagAAGTGGTTTAGTGAACAGAGGCTCCTTAATCTCAAAG GCGTTCCTCCACCTCCAGTGTTGGTGAAAGCAGAGGTGACCCCAGCACCCAAAGATGGTGCTGTAAAGAAGGCGGTCCCCAGCCAGTTTCCCCTGCTCGAGAGGGTGAAGGGGAAGTCATCAGAGCAGCTTAAGGCGCTGGAAGAGAGTTTCCAGAGAAGCAGTTCTCCAACAGAGGCAGACATAG ACCAGCTGGCCCAGGAGACCAGACTATCCAAGACAGAGGTGGACTGCTGGTTTTCAGAGCGCAGAGGGCTGAGGGACAACATGGAGAAGGCTTTACTCACCATGGCTTCAAAGAACACGGAGGACAGAGTAGAGCGGCCGGGGGCGCTGCAGAACGGGGCGTCACATCATCGGGAGCAGGACGGCAAATCTCTACGCTCCTCCCCCCATCCGCctgtcctctcttcttcctcctcctcatcctccccacCCGTGCTCGCAGCCTCCTCCCCCCATCCACCGACCCTCTCCTCCTCGGCGTCACCTCCCATCCTCACTTCATCCTCGTCCTCTTCTCCCCATCCTCCCATCCTGTCAGCCTCCACGAGCCCGGCCCCAATCACGAGCCGCTCCCTGACCCTGCTCAGAGAG ATGTTCTGTCGGACTCAGTGGCCATCTCCAGATGAGTACAGCCAGCTTGAGTCCCAAACAAACCTGGGACGCACAGACATCGTCCGCTGGTTTAAGGACCACCGCTCAGCACTGAAGAACGGTGAAACTCTTGACTggatggaaagtttccagaaccTTGCAGAGAAAGCAGACCAGAAACAGAATGGCCAGAGCtctgagaaaaaacagagtGTTTCCTTGGAAGTCAAGGCTGTGAAAG TGGAGGAGGCTGGTGAGAACACAGCAGCTGTAACAGAGCACTCCAAGCtgtctgacaaagacaaagtccAGTGGTTGACTGACAGATTAGCTCACAGTGTGACGGACCTGAGCCGGACCAAACCGGACCAGACCAGCTCTAGCACAGACGACAAAGGGAG GTGGGTGAAGGTCACTGTGGCAGTGGGGGAGGAGAGTGAACAAGGAGTGGAAAGACAGAGGCTGGCAACAGACACTGACGTTCTGACCTTGGAGCAACCCGGAAGGGTCACTGGTTGA